The Micavibrio sp. TMED2 genome has a window encoding:
- the gatA gene encoding aspartyl/glutamyl-tRNA amidotransferase subunit A (allows the formation of correctly charged Asn-tRNA(Asn) or Gln-tRNA(Gln) through the transamidation of misacylated Asp-tRNA(Asn) or Glu-tRNA(Gln) in organisms which lack either or both of asparaginyl-tRNA or glutaminyl-tRNA synthetases; reaction takes place in the presence of glutamine and ATP through an activated phospho-Asp-tRNA(Asn) or phospho-Glu-tRNA), producing the protein MSKAELTGLTLAEARDGLVAKDFSAVELAEAHVDAVEQIRSLNAYLVETPDAALEGAKLSDERISKGEARPLEGLPLGIKDLFCTKGVQAAAGSKILEGFKPPYESTVTSQLWRDGALMLGKLNMDEFAMGSANITSAFGPVESPWKRPGENRPLVPGGSSGGSAAAVSARAALAATGTDTGGSIRQPAAFTGIVGLKPTYGRCSRWGIIAFASSLDQAGPMTRTVRDAAIMMRSMAGYDPKDSTSVNTPVPNYEKALTGDIRGLKVGIPKQYRVDGMDAEIEAMWDQGVEWLKAAGAEAVEVDLPHTSYALPTYYIVAPAECSSNLARYDGVRYGLRVEGEDLNDMYARSRAAGFGDEVKRRILIGTYVLSAGYYDAYYIKAQKVRALIAEDFRKAFEQVDVLLTPTAPSAAFAVGENSDDPVAMYLNDVFTVPASLAGLPGMSLPATVNKDGLPLGLQLIGRPFDEETVIRVGGVMEEAAAFSAKPNGLIAA; encoded by the coding sequence ATGAGCAAAGCTGAACTGACCGGCCTGACATTGGCCGAAGCGCGTGACGGTCTGGTTGCCAAGGATTTCTCCGCTGTTGAACTGGCCGAGGCTCATGTGGATGCGGTTGAGCAAATCCGCAGCCTCAATGCCTATCTCGTGGAAACTCCTGATGCCGCCCTCGAAGGCGCGAAGCTGAGTGACGAGCGTATTTCCAAGGGCGAGGCACGTCCGCTTGAGGGTCTGCCGCTTGGCATCAAGGATCTGTTCTGCACCAAGGGTGTGCAGGCTGCTGCTGGCAGTAAAATCCTCGAGGGCTTCAAGCCACCTTATGAATCAACCGTCACCTCGCAGCTCTGGCGCGATGGTGCCCTGATGCTGGGCAAGCTGAACATGGACGAATTCGCCATGGGTTCAGCCAATATCACCAGTGCCTTCGGTCCGGTGGAAAGCCCGTGGAAGCGTCCGGGCGAAAATCGTCCGCTGGTGCCGGGTGGTTCTTCCGGCGGTTCTGCGGCGGCGGTTTCTGCCCGTGCCGCACTGGCGGCAACCGGCACCGATACCGGTGGCTCGATCCGCCAGCCAGCTGCCTTCACCGGTATTGTCGGTCTGAAGCCGACCTATGGCCGTTGCTCACGCTGGGGCATCATTGCCTTCGCCTCATCGCTCGATCAGGCCGGGCCGATGACCCGCACGGTGCGTGATGCGGCGATCATGATGCGCTCCATGGCCGGTTATGATCCGAAGGACAGCACCAGCGTCAACACGCCGGTGCCTAACTATGAAAAAGCGCTGACCGGCGATATTCGCGGGCTCAAGGTCGGTATTCCGAAACAGTACCGCGTCGATGGCATGGATGCCGAGATCGAAGCGATGTGGGATCAGGGCGTTGAGTGGCTGAAAGCCGCTGGTGCCGAGGCGGTGGAAGTCGACCTGCCGCACACATCCTATGCCCTGCCGACCTATTATATTGTGGCGCCTGCCGAATGTTCATCGAACCTCGCGCGCTATGATGGTGTTCGCTATGGTCTGCGGGTCGAGGGTGAAGACCTCAACGACATGTATGCGCGCAGCCGTGCTGCCGGTTTCGGTGACGAGGTCAAGCGCCGCATCCTGATCGGCACCTATGTTCTCTCTGCCGGTTACTATGATGCCTATTACATCAAGGCACAGAAGGTCCGTGCGCTGATCGCTGAGGATTTCCGCAAGGCATTCGAGCAGGTCGATGTATTGCTGACGCCAACCGCGCCGAGTGCTGCCTTTGCCGTCGGTGAAAATTCCGATGATCCGGTAGCCATGTATCTGAACGATGTCTTCACCGTTCCGGCTTCTCTTGCCGGCCTGCCGGGCATGTCACTGCCGGCCACGGTGAACAAGGATGGCCTGCCGCTCGGTCTGCAGCTGATCGGTCGTCCATTTGACGAAGAAACAGTGATCCGGGTCGGTGGCGTGATGGAAGAGGCGGCAGCCTTTTCTGCCAAACCGAACGGCCTGATTGCGGCCTGA